From the Brachyspira intermedia PWS/A genome, the window TGAAAAAGTTGCAGAAAAAATATAACATAGAAGAGATATTTCTATTACCAGTTGGAGTATCTGATACAATAGAATTAGCATCTTTTAATTATGCTCCATCTGATGGTTCATTTTTTTCTGATAATGGTGAAGTTAATGTTCCTATTATAAGTATTGATGATATAATATATGGATTTAACCCTAATTATATAAAAATGGATATAGAAGGATTAGAATTTAAAGCTTTAAATGGATTAAAAAATACAATTATTAAAGATAAGCCTAATTTAGCAATATCTTTATATCATTTACCTGCTGATTTGTATGATATACCGTTATGGTTTAATGAAAATTTTGAAAATTATTCTCTTTATTTACGTGTTCATTTTAGTCACTGTTTTGAAACAGTTTTATATGCTATATCAGAAGATAAAAAATAAATGTTTTAAAGAATATAATATCTTTAATTTACGAAGATAAAAGGTCATTAATGATTAATAATATAATAATACTAGAAGATATAAAATTTATTTTTAATCAATTAAAAATTTTAACTAATTTGAGTAAATTAGATAATTCAAATATCTTAATTACGGGAGGTACCGGATTATTTGGAAAATCTATACTAAATTTTTTATTATATGCTAGAAAATATTATAATTTTGATATTACTATATTAACTAGAGATAAATATAATTTTTTATTTAATAATCTTCAATATAATAAAGATTTTATACATTTTATAAATGGAGATATTAGAAATTTTAATTGCGATAAAGAATATGACTATATCATACATGCAGCCACTCCTGCTTCTGATAAATTAGAAAAAGAAAATCCATTAGAGATGTATTCTATAATATTAGATGGTACTAAAAATATTATTAATATTGCAAATAAAATGAATGTTAAAAAATTATTGTTTACTAGTTCTGGAGCGATTTATGGTGAACAATATGAATCAATAAAGTCATTTAAAGAAAATTATTATGGAAATCCAATTACATATTATGGAAAGGCAAAAAAAATATCAGAAGAATTGTTTTTAACTTCAAATATAAATGTAAGTATAGCTAGATGTTTTGCATTTGTTGGTCCATACTTAAATTTAAATATACATTTTGCTATTGGTAATTTTATTAGAGATGTCATTCAAAATAAAAATATAATAATAAAAGGTGATGGCAGACCTTTAAGAAGCTATTTATATACTGCTGATTTAGTAATATGGCTTTTTACAATTTTATTAAATTCAGAAAATAGAAGTGTATATAATGTTGGTTCTTCTTATGAAATATCTATATATGATTTAGCAAAGAAGGTTTCTAATTTAGGTATTAATTATACAGGTAATATTGAAATATTAACAAAACCTAATTATAACTACCCTACTCCTAAATATATACCAGATAATTCTAAAATTATTGAAGAACTAAAAGTGAAAGAAAATTATACTTTAGATGAATCAATAAATAGAACTATGGAATGGAATTTATCTATTGGAGCAACAAAATGAATATATCTCCATTAGTTTCTGTATTAATACCCACATATAATAGAAAAGATTTATTAAAAAGAGCTTTAGATAGTGTGTTAAAGCAGACATATAAAAATATAGAAATATATATTACAGATAATGCATCAACAGACGGTACAAAAGAATTTATACTAGAATATTTAAATAATGATAATAGAATTATTTATAGCAGAAGAGAAAAAAATATAGGACCTTTATATAATGGCTCTGAAGCATATACTCATTTAAAAGGTAAATATGCTATTGTTTTATGTGATGATGATTATTTTGTAAGTAATACATTTTTTGAAAATGCAGTAAAAGCTATGGAAGAAAATGAAAATGTTGTTATTGTTAGAGGAATAGTAAAATGTTTTAATGAAAAAAATAATAATATTTTTATAGATACATATAATTCTACAAAATATATAAAAGGTATTGATTACCTATTAAATTATGCAAATCATGAAGGATATGATAATATAACATCATTTTTTGCTATGTTTAGAAAATCTACTGCTGATAAAACAGGAATATTTAAAAAATTTTTACCTTCAGCAGATACTTGGTTATGGCTATATTTATTTCTATATGGAGATGTATATTTTTTATCTGATGAGATTATAGGATGTTATGTTGAACATAATTTAGGACAAGATAAATATAATATAGATACTATATCAAATGTAGATTATATGTATGAATTAATAAATGATTTAAAAAATAAAGCTAAAGAATTGCACCCTAATCATATAAATGAAATAGATGTAAAAATTGAAAAAATATTTTCTAATGTACTAATTTGGCATACCGCACAGCTTTGCAAAATAATTGGTAAAAGAAAAGCTTTTTCAATTATGAAAAAAAAAGATATAATTAGTAAATATCCTAGAATAAAATCCCAAATATTTGGTTCATTAAGTTTTACAATTCCATTTAAGTTGGTTTTATTAGGTATAGAGGTATATGAAAAAATTATAAAAATATATTTTTTGGGTATAAGTATAAATATTAAAAGGAAATAATTATGATGAATAATTCTAATATGCCATTGGTTTCTATTGTAATAGCAACATATAATAGAGAAAAAATGCTTAAGGAAGCTATAGATAGTGCTTTAAATCAAGATTATAAAAATTTAGAAATAATAGTTGCAAATAATGCTTCTACAGATGGTACAGATGAATTAATAAAAAAATATACTGAGAAATATAAAAATATAATTTATATAAAAAGAGAAAAAAATATAGGTGCACATGCTAATGGATATAGAGCTTATAAAGAAGTTTCTAAAGGCAAATATATATTTTTTCTTTGTGATGATGATTATTTGATAAGTCCTACTTTTATAACTAATGCTGTTGATGTTATGGAAAATAATAAAAATGTTGTATTAGTAACAGGCTATGTATTAATGTATTTTGAAGATATTAATAAATATTTAACTATTCCATATAATGATGATAAATTAATATCAGGAATAGATTATTTAATTAATCAGTCAACCGTAACTATGCCAAATAAATATCCTGAAATAATAGCATTATTTTTTCTAACAAGCAGAGAATGTATAGAAAATAATGAATTGTTTAGTACATTTAAAGAAAGTGGTGATTTAGCTATGAGATTTTATGCTCCTAGTTTAGGTGATATATATTTTTTACATGAATTTGTAGGTTGTTATAGACTGCATAAAGCTGTAAGAGAAACTTCAAATATTGATTCTTTATATAATGATTATTGCAGAGCTATAGAGTTTTCTGATAATATAGTAAAAAGATACACATCATTATATCCTAAATATGAAGATTTTTGGAAAAATTATATACCTTTGAAAATTGCTGATTCATTTATTAGAGATAGAATATTTAAAACATTTGGTTTATCTCATTATACTAAAGAAAAAGTAAAAAAATTAAAAGAATTCTTTAAAAAATATAATATTAAAAATATTCATTATAAAATATATAAGTATCTATATGTAGTTTTAGTACCTTCTAAAGCTAGATTTACACTATCACCTTTTATATTTGAATATGTCCGTAGAAGTTATATTTATTGTGCTATATTAAGAATAGGTTTTTATAAAATGGATTCTGCTTTATTTGGGTTTATAAAAGATAAAAATTGGTTAAGAATTTGGATTTTATTTTTTAATTTAAAAATAAAGTTAAAAAATAAATATCATTCAGAAATTCCAAAGTTGTATGCCTATGCAAGTAATGATATATTAAAAAATGGTAAGATAGAAGTGTATTATACTTTAGATAAATCTAAAGAAGATCAAATATCTTCGTATGATAATATTATGGAATTTATTCCTAATTCTAATATTTCTAAAGGAGAACCTATAACTAAAACTAATACAACAAAAATTAAGAAAATAAAAAATGAAACATATTGATATTGTTAGGATTTGTTATGAATAATAATATAAAAATTTCTGTTATTGTACCATCTTTTAATTCTGAAAGGTATATATCTCGTTGTTTGAAATCTTTAATTAATCAGACTTATAAGAATTTAGAAATAATTGTTATCGATGATTGTTCTACTGATAATAGTTGTAAAATTATTGAAGAATTTCAAAAAAAATATAATAATATTATATTATTAAAAAATGAAGAGAATAAAAAAACATTCGAAACAAGAAGAATTGGTATGGAAACTGCAATAGGTGATTATATTGGGTTTTGTGATGCTGATGATTTTCATGAATCTTATGCTTTTGAATATTTATTAAATTTAATACAACAAGATAATTATGATATGGCAACAGGTATTTTTGTATATAATGAAAATAATTGGCCTTGTCCAAAAAATAGTATGGTATATATTTTGAATAATTATGATTTATATAAAAATCTATTTTCTAAAAGTGAAATACATAGTTTATCTATTTCTATTTTTAAGAAAGAAACTATAAAAAAATCCTTATTGGAAGTTCCTAAAAATATAAAAATATCTAATGGAGAAGACTTCTTATGGTTTGCTTTTATTTATTATAATGTAAAATCATATATACACGGTGATAAACCAATATATAATTATTGTAAAAATGAATTAAGT encodes:
- a CDS encoding NAD-dependent epimerase/dehydratase family protein: MINNIIILEDIKFIFNQLKILTNLSKLDNSNILITGGTGLFGKSILNFLLYARKYYNFDITILTRDKYNFLFNNLQYNKDFIHFINGDIRNFNCDKEYDYIIHAATPASDKLEKENPLEMYSIILDGTKNIINIANKMNVKKLLFTSSGAIYGEQYESIKSFKENYYGNPITYYGKAKKISEELFLTSNINVSIARCFAFVGPYLNLNIHFAIGNFIRDVIQNKNIIIKGDGRPLRSYLYTADLVIWLFTILLNSENRSVYNVGSSYEISIYDLAKKVSNLGINYTGNIEILTKPNYNYPTPKYIPDNSKIIEELKVKENYTLDESINRTMEWNLSIGATK
- a CDS encoding glycosyltransferase family 2 protein, whose amino-acid sequence is MNISPLVSVLIPTYNRKDLLKRALDSVLKQTYKNIEIYITDNASTDGTKEFILEYLNNDNRIIYSRREKNIGPLYNGSEAYTHLKGKYAIVLCDDDYFVSNTFFENAVKAMEENENVVIVRGIVKCFNEKNNNIFIDTYNSTKYIKGIDYLLNYANHEGYDNITSFFAMFRKSTADKTGIFKKFLPSADTWLWLYLFLYGDVYFLSDEIIGCYVEHNLGQDKYNIDTISNVDYMYELINDLKNKAKELHPNHINEIDVKIEKIFSNVLIWHTAQLCKIIGKRKAFSIMKKKDIISKYPRIKSQIFGSLSFTIPFKLVLLGIEVYEKIIKIYFLGISINIKRK
- a CDS encoding glycosyltransferase family 2 protein, which encodes MMNNSNMPLVSIVIATYNREKMLKEAIDSALNQDYKNLEIIVANNASTDGTDELIKKYTEKYKNIIYIKREKNIGAHANGYRAYKEVSKGKYIFFLCDDDYLISPTFITNAVDVMENNKNVVLVTGYVLMYFEDINKYLTIPYNDDKLISGIDYLINQSTVTMPNKYPEIIALFFLTSRECIENNELFSTFKESGDLAMRFYAPSLGDIYFLHEFVGCYRLHKAVRETSNIDSLYNDYCRAIEFSDNIVKRYTSLYPKYEDFWKNYIPLKIADSFIRDRIFKTFGLSHYTKEKVKKLKEFFKKYNIKNIHYKIYKYLYVVLVPSKARFTLSPFIFEYVRRSYIYCAILRIGFYKMDSALFGFIKDKNWLRIWILFFNLKIKLKNKYHSEIPKLYAYASNDILKNGKIEVYYTLDKSKEDQISSYDNIMEFIPNSNISKGEPITKTNTTKIKKIKNETY
- a CDS encoding glycosyltransferase family 2 protein codes for the protein MNNNIKISVIVPSFNSERYISRCLKSLINQTYKNLEIIVIDDCSTDNSCKIIEEFQKKYNNIILLKNEENKKTFETRRIGMETAIGDYIGFCDADDFHESYAFEYLLNLIQQDNYDMATGIFVYNENNWPCPKNSMVYILNNYDLYKNLFSKSEIHSLSISIFKKETIKKSLLEVPKNIKISNGEDFLWFAFIYYNVKSYIHGDKPIYNYCKNELSVSRSKNIYSALSRVVDYSILYYQLEQLLINRNQYETYRMRLSNIGMGMSKAAMERLKNNTDDYIELWEKHSSETMKKLLVNNILINKQQENIDFKIFNDRISKIELEINNINNNMVKIEKNLIKYSNNFTNILKNIINIIVWWIPIRKWRDDFRNKMLNPDQTRPDQTRPDQTRDRNYVYLNNIIIMDKLQAVFY